The following are encoded in a window of Coregonus clupeaformis isolate EN_2021a chromosome 22, ASM2061545v1, whole genome shotgun sequence genomic DNA:
- the LOC121534231 gene encoding coiled-coil domain-containing protein 122 isoform X2: MANSAELTMEYETHGGPDFSLTQALEDVSQQGYAQIVALQEKQQVLSSLQAILSDIEKKGKEAEVELKSKVRQILILEGEMEHLQRHMQDLGLRSITAYNENTELRLLIEEEEDNSRCMLAGYNTYRNKMEGHRAAVLQAESQTRAHRELVEKRALVRVLTERREELRADLENPEGNAVKQAQKEMDDLRGQISARRKMVTERRELILKEFESHTLIKKHIEIQNRRYDAIVKRLHCQLMKAQSGHRQLSDDIYHMEREIQDLKRHLEVP; the protein is encoded by the exons ATGGCCAACTCTGCTGAGTTGACGATGGAATATG AGACACACGGAGGGCCTGACTTCTCACTAACTCAAGCTTTAGAAGATGTCTCTCAACAAGGATATGCCCAGATTGTGGCCCTCCAGGAGAAACAACAAGTGCTCAGCTCTCTCCAG GCCATACTATCAGACATTGAGAAGAAAGGCAAAGAAGCTGAAGTGGAGTTAAAATCCAAAGTGAGGCAGATTCTCATCCTGGAGGGTGAGATGGAACACCTGCAGCGACACATGCAAGACCTGGGCTTGCGTTCCATCACCGCCTACAACGAAAACACAGAGCTCCGACTGCTgattgaggaagaggaggacaacTCCCGCTGCATGCTGGCCGGTTACAACACCTACCGGAACAAGATGGAGGGCCACCGGGCAGCCGTCTTGCAAGCGGAGAGCCAGACGAGGGCTCACAGGGAGCTAGTGGAGAAGAGGGCTCTGGTCAGAGTgctcacagagaggagagaagagctgAGGGCGGACCTGGAGAACCCAGAGGGGAATGCTGTGAAGCAGGCACAG AAAGAGATGGATGACCTGAGGGGGCAGATCTCAGCCCGGAGGAAGATGGTGACTGAGAGAAGAGAGCTGATCCTGAAGGAGTTTGAGAGTCACACACTGATCAAGAAGCATATCGAG ATCCAGAACAGACGGTACGATGCCATCGTGAAGCGTCTCCACTGCCAACTGATGAAGGCCCAGTCCGGCCACAGGCAGCTGTCTGATGATATCTACCacatggagagagagatccagGACCTCAAGAGACACCTTGAGGTGCCATAA
- the LOC121534231 gene encoding coiled-coil domain-containing protein 122 isoform X3, which produces MANSAELTMEYDVTAPLPFIAAETHGGPDFSLTQALEDVSQQGYAQIVALQEKQQVLSSLQAILSDIEKKGKEAEVELKSKVRQILILEGEMEHLQRHMQDLGLRSITAYNENTELRLLIEEEEDNSRCMLAGYNTYRNKMEGHRAAVLQAESQTRAHRELVEKRALVRVLTERREELRADLENPEGNAVKQAQIQNRRYDAIVKRLHCQLMKAQSGHRQLSDDIYHMEREIQDLKRHLEVP; this is translated from the exons ATGGCCAACTCTGCTGAGTTGACGATGGAATATG ATGTGACAGCCCCCCTTCCATTTATTGCTGCAGAGACACACGGAGGGCCTGACTTCTCACTAACTCAAGCTTTAGAAGATGTCTCTCAACAAGGATATGCCCAGATTGTGGCCCTCCAGGAGAAACAACAAGTGCTCAGCTCTCTCCAG GCCATACTATCAGACATTGAGAAGAAAGGCAAAGAAGCTGAAGTGGAGTTAAAATCCAAAGTGAGGCAGATTCTCATCCTGGAGGGTGAGATGGAACACCTGCAGCGACACATGCAAGACCTGGGCTTGCGTTCCATCACCGCCTACAACGAAAACACAGAGCTCCGACTGCTgattgaggaagaggaggacaacTCCCGCTGCATGCTGGCCGGTTACAACACCTACCGGAACAAGATGGAGGGCCACCGGGCAGCCGTCTTGCAAGCGGAGAGCCAGACGAGGGCTCACAGGGAGCTAGTGGAGAAGAGGGCTCTGGTCAGAGTgctcacagagaggagagaagagctgAGGGCGGACCTGGAGAACCCAGAGGGGAATGCTGTGAAGCAGGCACAG ATCCAGAACAGACGGTACGATGCCATCGTGAAGCGTCTCCACTGCCAACTGATGAAGGCCCAGTCCGGCCACAGGCAGCTGTCTGATGATATCTACCacatggagagagagatccagGACCTCAAGAGACACCTTGAGGTGCCATAA
- the LOC121534231 gene encoding coiled-coil domain-containing protein 122 isoform X1, with protein sequence MANSAELTMEYDVTAPLPFIAAETHGGPDFSLTQALEDVSQQGYAQIVALQEKQQVLSSLQAILSDIEKKGKEAEVELKSKVRQILILEGEMEHLQRHMQDLGLRSITAYNENTELRLLIEEEEDNSRCMLAGYNTYRNKMEGHRAAVLQAESQTRAHRELVEKRALVRVLTERREELRADLENPEGNAVKQAQKEMDDLRGQISARRKMVTERRELILKEFESHTLIKKHIEIQNRRYDAIVKRLHCQLMKAQSGHRQLSDDIYHMEREIQDLKRHLEVP encoded by the exons ATGGCCAACTCTGCTGAGTTGACGATGGAATATG ATGTGACAGCCCCCCTTCCATTTATTGCTGCAGAGACACACGGAGGGCCTGACTTCTCACTAACTCAAGCTTTAGAAGATGTCTCTCAACAAGGATATGCCCAGATTGTGGCCCTCCAGGAGAAACAACAAGTGCTCAGCTCTCTCCAG GCCATACTATCAGACATTGAGAAGAAAGGCAAAGAAGCTGAAGTGGAGTTAAAATCCAAAGTGAGGCAGATTCTCATCCTGGAGGGTGAGATGGAACACCTGCAGCGACACATGCAAGACCTGGGCTTGCGTTCCATCACCGCCTACAACGAAAACACAGAGCTCCGACTGCTgattgaggaagaggaggacaacTCCCGCTGCATGCTGGCCGGTTACAACACCTACCGGAACAAGATGGAGGGCCACCGGGCAGCCGTCTTGCAAGCGGAGAGCCAGACGAGGGCTCACAGGGAGCTAGTGGAGAAGAGGGCTCTGGTCAGAGTgctcacagagaggagagaagagctgAGGGCGGACCTGGAGAACCCAGAGGGGAATGCTGTGAAGCAGGCACAG AAAGAGATGGATGACCTGAGGGGGCAGATCTCAGCCCGGAGGAAGATGGTGACTGAGAGAAGAGAGCTGATCCTGAAGGAGTTTGAGAGTCACACACTGATCAAGAAGCATATCGAG ATCCAGAACAGACGGTACGATGCCATCGTGAAGCGTCTCCACTGCCAACTGATGAAGGCCCAGTCCGGCCACAGGCAGCTGTCTGATGATATCTACCacatggagagagagatccagGACCTCAAGAGACACCTTGAGGTGCCATAA